A genomic region of Fusarium falciforme chromosome 4, complete sequence contains the following coding sequences:
- a CDS encoding Mitogen-activated protein kinase, with product MSRSNPPNPTGSRKISFNVSEQYDIQDVVGEGAYGVVCSAIHKPSGQKVAIKKITPFDHSMFCLRTLREMKLLRYFNHENIISILDIQKPRNYESFNEVYLIQELMETDMHRVIRTQDLSDDHCQYFIYQTLRALKAMHSANVLHRDLKPSNLLLNANCDLKVCDFGLARSAASQEDNSGFMTEYVATRWYRAPEIMLTFKEYTKAIDVWSVGCILAEMLSGKPLFPGKDYHHQLTLILDVLGTPTMEDYYGIKSRRAREYIRSLPFKKKVPFRTLFPKTSDLALDLLEKLLAFNPVKRITVEEALKHPYLEPYHDPEDEPTAPPIPEEFFDFDKHKDNLSKEQLKQLIYQEIMR from the exons ATGTCCCGATCGAACCCCCCTAACCCCACGGGGTCACGCAAGATCTCTTTCAACGTCAGTGAGCAGTACGACATCCAAGATGTTGTAGGCGAGGGTGCATATGGTGTGGTCTG CTCCGCCATTCACAAGCCTTCTGGCCAAAAGGTggccatcaagaagatcacaCCCTTCGATCACTCCATGTTCTGTCTAAGAACGCTGCGCGAGATGAAGCTGCTGCGATACTTCAACCACGAGAAtatcatctccatcctcgaTATCCAGAAGCCCCGAAATTACGAGTCATTTAACGAAGTCTACCTCATCCAG GAGCTCATGGAGACGGATATGCATAGAGTGATCCGCACCCAGGACCTGTCGGACGACCACTGCCAGTACTTCATCTACCAGACGCTCCGCGCGCTCAAGGCCATGCACTCGGCCAACGTGCTGCACCGTGATCTCAAGCCTTCGAACCTTCTGCTCAACGCCAACTGCGACTTGAAGGTGTGCGATTTCGGTCTTGCGCGATCTGCGGCTTCGCAAGAGGACAACTCGGGATTCATGACCGAATATGTCGCGACTCGATGGTACCGCGCACCCGAGATTATGTTGACTTTCAAGGAGTACACTAAGGCCATTGACGTGTGGTCTGTTGGCTGCATTCTGGCCGAGATGCTCAGCGGCAAGCCTCTTTTCCCTGGCAAGGACT ACCACCACCAGTTGACGCTTATCCTGGACGTGCTGGGCACGCCCACGATGGAGGACTACTATGGAATCAAGTCGCGCCGTGCTCGAGAATACATCCGATCTCTGCCtttcaagaagaaggtgcCGTTCCGAACGCTATTCCCCAAGACTTCGGACCTCGCTCTCGAcctgctcgagaagctcctcgcaTTCAACCCGGTTAAGCGCATCACAGTGGAGGAGGCTCTGAAGCACCCATACCTCGAGCCCTACCATGACCCTGAGGACGAGCCCACAGCGCCCCCGATCCCCGAGGAGTTCTTTGACTTTGACAAGCACAAGGACAACCTCAGCAAGgagcagctgaagcagcTCATCTACCAGGAGATTATGAGGTAA
- a CDS encoding Protein transport protein SEC24: MSMPPPGDGFGGYAGQQYGQYAAEEQQPQQGYEDQAAAQQPQQHEAAHHKKKKRGYAAQAFEVGTGANAVAGGQTQSAPQQYGAPAAQAAPGYGGYQAEPQAAAPQGYPSYGAQQPAAQAPQYGYQAPDQGYPAPGAGQPAPGIGGITQGMGNMSVGGQPQQQQSAQQARPAVLNQLYPTDLLSQPFNVSELDLPPPPIVLPPNTSVTPSPNANCSPRYFRSTLNAVPTTHSLLKKSKLPLALVIQPYGSLHDDEDPVPIVQDQVISRCRRCRTYINPYVTFLDQGHRWRCNMCNLTNDVPQAFDWDAAAQQAVDRWQRPELNHAVVEFVAPQEYMVRPPQPLIYLFCFDVSYAAVSTGLLATAARTILDSLNRIPNADRRTRLGFLAVDSSLHYFSVPKDSDENAEPSMLVVSDLDEPFLPIPTDLLVPLTESRQSVERFLQKLPDMFQNNQSNGSCMGSALRAAHKLISTLGGKIVVLSASLPNMGVGKLEMREDKKLLGTSKEGGLLQTANSFYKSFAVECSKSQVSIDMFLFSSQYQDVASLSNLPRYTGGQTWFYPGWHGSRPEDALKFASEFSDYLSSEIGLEAVLRVRATSGLRMNTFYGNFFNRSSDLCAFPAFPRDQCYVVEVAIDENLTKNVICLQAAVLHTTCNGERRIRVMTLALPTTTNLSDMYASADQCAITTYFSHKAVERALSSGLDAARDALQGKITELLQTFKKELAGGSMGGGLQFPANLRGLPLLFLGLIKNVGLRKSSQIPSDIRSAALCLLSTLPVPLLMRSIYPRLYSLHDMPENAGTPDEQTGQIVLPPAQNLSSERLVPYGLYLIDDGQTQFLWVGRDAVPQLVQDVFGVEDRSQLQVGKGRVPELDSDFNERVRAVIQKSRDHKSLGVGSITLPHLYIVREDGEPSLKIWAQTLLVEDRADQGVSAAQWLGMLREKVVQ, translated from the exons ATGTCGATGCCTCCTCctggcgatggcttcggcGGCTACGCAGGCCAGCAGTATGGCCAATACGCCGCCGAAGaacagcagcctcaacaagGCTATGAAGATCAAGCCGCCGCccagcagccgcagcagcacGAAGCCGCCCAccacaagaagaagaagcgaggaTATGCGGCCCAGGCATTCGAGGTTGGTACTGGCGCCAACGCCGTCGCCGGTGGCCAGACCCAGAGCGCTCCCCAACAATACGGCGCTCCTGCTGCTCAGGCTGCTCCTGGCTATGGAGGTTACCAAGCCGAGCCTCAAGCTGCCGCTCCCCAAGGCTACCCAAGCTATGGAGCACAGCAACCCGCCGCTCAGGCTCCTCAGTACGGTTATCAAGCTCCCGATCAAGGCTATCCAGCACCCGGCGCTGGTCAGCCCGCGCCTGGTATCGGTGGTATCACCCAGGGTATGGGCAACATGAGCGTTGGAGGAcagcctcaacaacaacagtcCGCCCAGCAGGCTCGCCCTGCTGTTCTCAACCAGCTGTACCCTACCGATCTCCTCAGCCAGCCCTTCAATGTCTCGGAGCTCGACCTTCCTCCGCCCCCGATCGTTCTCCCCCCTAAC ACGAGCGTGACCCCATCTCCCAACGCCAACTGCTCCCCGCGATACTTCCGATCTACGCTCAACGCTGTTCCCACCACCCACTCTCTCCTCAAGAAGTCTAAGCTGCCCCTCGCTCTTGTTATCCAGCCTTATGGCTCTCttcacgacgacgaggacccCGTACCCATTGTTCAGGATCAGGTCATCTCGCGCTGCCGACGATGCAGAACATATATCAATCCTTATGTCACCTTTTTGGACCAGGGTCACCGTTGGAGGTGCAACATGTGTAACCTCACCAACGACGTCCCCCAGGCTTTCGATTGGGATGCTGCTGCCCAGCAGGCTGTTGACCGATGGCAGCGACCCGAGCTGAACCACGCTGTTGTCGAGTTCGTTGCGCCTCAGGAGTACATGGTTCGCCCACCCCAGCCTCTCATCTACCTGTTCTGCTTCGATGTCAGCTACGCTGCCGTTTCGACCGGCCTCCTGGCCACCGCGGCCCGAACCATCTTAGACAGCCTCAACAGGATACCAAATGCCGATCGCCGCACGCGCCTGGGTTTCTTGGCTGTCGATTCTAGCCTCCACTACTTCTCGGTTCCCAAGGACTCTGACGAGAATGCCGAGCCCAGCATGCTGGTCGTCAGCGACCTCGATGAGCCCTTCCTCCCTATCCCCACCGACCTCCTGGTTCCCCTGACAGAGAGTCGCCAGAGTGTTGAGAGGTTCCTGCAGAAGTTGCCCGATATGTTCCAGAACAACCAGAGCAACGGCTCGTGTATGGGATCCGCCCTCCGCGCTGCTCACAAGCTCATCTCAACCCTTGGTGGTAAGATTGTCGTCCTGAGCGCATCTCTTCCCAACATGGGCGTCGGCAAGCTTGAGATGCGAGAGGATAAGAAGTTGCTTGGTACATCCAAGGAGGGCGGTCTCCTGCAGACTGCTAACAGCTTCTACAAGAGCTTCGCTGTGGAGTGTTCAAAGAGCCAGGTGTCCATCGACatgttcctcttctcctcccaaTACCAGGATGTTGCTTCTCTGAGCAACCTTCCCCGATACACTGGTGGTCAGACCTGGTTCTACCCTGGCTGGCACGGCTCACGACCTGAGGATGCTCTCAAGTTTGCCTCAGAGTTCAGTGACTACCTGTCATCCGAGATCGGTCTGGAGGCTGTTCTCCGAGTCCGTGCCACCAGCGGTCTGCGGATGAATACCTTCTACGGCAACTTTTTCAACCGAAGCTCTGATCTCTGCGCTTTCCCTGCCTTCCCTCGCGACCAGTGCTACGTGGTTGAGGTGGCGATTGATGAGAACCTCACCAAGAACGTCATCTGTCTCCAAGCTGCCGTCCTGCACACGACATGCAATGGCGAGCGCCGCATTCGTGTCATGACTCTGGCTCTCCCTACAACAACAAACCTCTCGGACATGTATGCCTCTGCTGATCAGTGTGCCATCACCACCTACTTCAGTCATAAGGCGGTTGAGCGAGCACTCTCGAGCGGTCTTGATGCTGCCCGAGATGCTCTGCAGGGCAAGATCACAGAGCTTCTGCAGACGttcaagaaggagctcgCAGGAGGCAGCATGGGCGGCGGTCTGCAGTTCCCTGCCAACCTGCGTGGCCTTCCCCTTCTGTTCCTTGGTCTGATCAAGAACGTGGGTCTTCGCAAGTCATCCCAGATCCCCTCCGACATCAGGTCGGCGGCCCTCTGCCTCCTGTCAACACTTCCTGTGCCTCTTCTGATGCGAAGCATTTACCCTCGGCTGTACTCTCTACACGACATGCCAGAGAATGCAGGAACACCTGATGAGCAGACTGGCCAGATTGTGCTCCCTCCTGCGCAGAACCTGTCGTCAGAACGACTTGTCCCTTACGGTTTGTACCTGATCGACGATGGGCAGACCCAGTTCCTGTGGGTCGGCCGAGACGCGGTGCCACAGCTGGTTCAGGATGTGTTTGGAGTGGAAGATCGAAGCCAGCTCCAGGTCGGCAAGGGTCGCGTGCCAGAGCTGGACAGCGATTTCAACGAGCGTGTGCGGGCTGTGATCCAGAAGAGCCGGGATCACAAGTCACTGGGTGTCGGCAGCATCACACTGCCCCACCTCTACATTGTGCGGGAGGATGGAGAACCCAGTCTGAAGATATGGGCCCAGACGCTGCTTGTGGAGGACCGAGCCGACCAGGGCGTGAGCGCAGCGCAGTGGCTGGGCATGTTGAGAGAAAAG GTTGTTCAGTAA